A section of the Metabacillus endolithicus genome encodes:
- a CDS encoding ZIP family metal transporter: protein MIYVPFAYRCFFHLYKHWSSPSFVYQKPFTQRKRCDISFYGWDHGCRFIIWLIPSAIKLSDITTLVIGILIGTLVLTLIESVIPHTDLDHSKHPVGQAHVLLFMIAMSIHNFPEELSVGISNVSSNLEIGSLVAFAIGLQNIPEGFLVALFLVTQGINRLKAIVFSAVTGLIELFAGMFGYLFGEFFQPVVPYGLAFAAGSMLFVVYKELIPESHGDGNERASTITFIFGFITMICLTEFFR from the coding sequence ATGATCTATGTCCCTTTTGCCTATCGTTGTTTCTTCCATTTGTACAAGCATTGGAGCTCTCCCAGTTTTGTTTATCAAAAACCTTTCACACAAAGGAAAAGATGTGACATTAGCTTTTACGGCTGGGATCATGGTTGCCGCTTCATCATATGGCTAATTCCATCTGCTATAAAGCTCTCAGATATTACGACTTTAGTGATTGGTATCTTAATTGGTACCTTGGTTCTTACTTTAATAGAAAGTGTTATTCCTCACACTGATTTAGATCACTCTAAACATCCCGTAGGACAAGCTCATGTGTTATTATTTATGATCGCTATGTCGATTCATAATTTTCCTGAAGAGCTATCTGTTGGAATATCCAATGTAAGTAGTAATCTTGAGATAGGATCTTTAGTTGCGTTTGCAATAGGATTACAAAACATTCCAGAAGGTTTTTTAGTAGCTTTATTCTTGGTTACACAGGGAATAAATCGGCTGAAGGCTATTGTGTTTTCTGCTGTGACCGGATTAATAGAGTTATTTGCGGGGATGTTCGGCTATTTATTTGGTGAATTCTTTCAACCTGTTGTACCATATGGACTCGCATTTGCAGCAGGTTCTATGCTATTTGTAGTTTACAAGGAATTAATTCCCGAAAGTCATGGAGATGGTAATGAAAGAGCGTCAACTATTACCTTTATTTTTGGATTTATTACGATGATTTGCTTGACGGAATTTTTTAGGTAG
- a CDS encoding staygreen family protein, whose amino-acid sequence MPSFNPEKLFVNVIPPASSFKPIDGRKYTLTHSDLTGELFLDVGYLFNEKKINPKMRDEVLAEWRRSKQNQLNLIGKAYVDGGEFSKEIAEVRFNIFKKEMNTALKGIIYGDLSFFVNYPPLLDAPIYISFESNYPEYRQVLYYGNPRIYLNKIQPTQLDHRLNFQF is encoded by the coding sequence ATGCCTTCTTTTAACCCAGAAAAGCTATTCGTTAATGTAATCCCTCCTGCTTCTTCTTTTAAGCCAATCGATGGAAGAAAATATACACTTACTCACTCTGACCTTACTGGTGAATTATTTTTGGATGTTGGTTATCTTTTCAACGAAAAGAAAATTAACCCGAAGATGCGGGATGAAGTATTAGCAGAATGGAGAAGATCAAAGCAAAACCAACTAAATTTAATAGGAAAAGCTTATGTTGATGGCGGAGAATTCAGTAAAGAAATAGCAGAAGTTCGATTTAACATCTTCAAGAAAGAAATGAATACAGCTTTAAAAGGAATCATTTATGGTGATCTTTCCTTTTTCGTAAACTATCCTCCCTTACTTGATGCACCAATATATATTTCCTTTGAATCAAATTATCCGGAATATCGGCAGGTTCTTTATTACGGGAATCCGAGAATCTATTTAAATAAAATTCAACCAACTCAACTCGATCATAGGTTAAACTTTCAATTTTAA
- a CDS encoding GNAT family N-acetyltransferase, giving the protein MDTLEFICDYKEKDDLRQSFNELANSIFGITFESWFANGFWTEKYIPFSYTDGNKVVANVSVNFMNILINGETKRGIQIGTVMTHPDYRNKGLSKKLMNKVLEKYEGSYDIMYLFANHSVLDFYPKFGFKRIEETQFISNIVDSHHTDVNATELIKLNGNNFKDLQFIYQFAKNRSPISNEFAVMNTEELLLFYCLNAFPNDIYYLEEEQVIVIFKIVEEENELHIYDVISHKIVDLLKIVNCISLESTKKIHYHFTVDGLHTNTKTFNGSEVLFIRCDNETNLPKKFKHPLTSQA; this is encoded by the coding sequence ATGGATACTTTAGAATTTATCTGTGATTACAAGGAAAAAGATGACTTAAGACAGAGCTTTAATGAATTAGCAAACAGTATTTTCGGTATTACTTTTGAAAGTTGGTTTGCAAATGGGTTTTGGACAGAAAAGTATATTCCATTTTCATATACTGATGGAAATAAGGTGGTTGCTAATGTTTCAGTTAATTTCATGAACATTTTAATAAACGGAGAAACTAAGCGAGGCATTCAGATAGGGACGGTGATGACTCATCCTGATTATCGCAATAAAGGACTTTCGAAAAAATTAATGAACAAGGTATTGGAAAAATATGAAGGTTCATATGATATCATGTATTTATTTGCAAATCATTCAGTATTGGACTTTTATCCGAAGTTTGGGTTTAAAAGAATAGAGGAAACACAATTTATTTCTAACATCGTTGATTCACATCATACTGATGTTAATGCTACTGAATTAATAAAGTTAAATGGAAATAATTTTAAAGACCTCCAATTTATCTATCAATTTGCTAAAAATCGATCGCCTATTTCAAATGAATTTGCAGTAATGAACACAGAAGAACTGTTATTATTCTACTGCCTAAATGCATTCCCAAATGATATTTATTATTTAGAAGAAGAACAGGTAATAGTTATTTTCAAAATAGTCGAAGAAGAAAATGAACTTCATATTTATGATGTGATTAGCCATAAGATAGTTGACCTATTAAAAATCGTAAATTGTATCTCGCTGGAATCTACAAAGAAAATTCACTACCATTTCACTGTTGATGGTTTACATACAAATACAAAGACATTTAACGGAAGTGAAGTATTATTTATACGCTGTGACAATGAAACAAATCTCCCGAAAAAATTTAAACACCCTTTAACTTCACAAGCATAG
- a CDS encoding spore coat protein, producing MNMMTNYYEGNNQLYRADERFGFGRPGFGFGRPFGFGFGFGRPFGFGFGFPFLTGLAAGALLAPRPLFYPYPPYPFVPYYW from the coding sequence ATGAACATGATGACAAATTACTATGAAGGCAATAACCAGTTATATCGAGCAGATGAGAGATTTGGATTTGGTCGACCTGGATTTGGATTTGGTCGTCCGTTTGGTTTTGGTTTCGGTTTCGGAAGACCGTTTGGATTTGGTTTTGGATTTCCATTTTTAACTGGTTTAGCAGCGGGAGCCTTGTTAGCACCTCGACCGTTATTTTACCCATACCCACCATATCCTTTTGTTCCATATTATTGGTAA
- a CDS encoding MarR family winged helix-turn-helix transcriptional regulator — protein sequence MEREMYVREAFEFLSKVNTKMVMEFNSLFNHEITQKQLLILQIVRDVENITVNEISQQTGLSLSSVSQLIGRLEKENYLKRQVNINNRREVFVSLDSEADLLFENYNRVDSYLIEKYYSEFSVEEVKQFRNLVKKLYNVMEQKGEEK from the coding sequence ATGGAACGTGAAATGTATGTAAGAGAAGCATTTGAATTTCTTTCTAAGGTGAATACAAAAATGGTCATGGAATTTAATTCCTTATTTAATCATGAAATTACACAAAAACAGTTATTAATTTTACAAATAGTTCGAGATGTTGAAAACATAACTGTTAATGAAATCAGTCAACAAACCGGATTATCATTAAGTTCAGTTAGTCAACTTATTGGAAGACTTGAAAAAGAAAACTATTTAAAGAGGCAAGTAAATATCAACAATAGAAGAGAGGTATTTGTATCTCTTGATAGCGAGGCGGATCTGTTATTTGAAAACTATAATAGAGTAGACAGCTATCTTATTGAGAAATATTATTCAGAATTTTCCGTTGAGGAAGTAAAGCAATTTAGGAATCTTGTAAAAAAACTTTACAATGTTATGGAGCAAAAAGGGGAAGAAAAATAG
- a CDS encoding replicative DNA helicase, whose translation MELNELSDITSGFRERMRRLALFDPLYELDRKKMKDQQGEPIDMKGLGLLTLLFFFEQKIMRNHKVGKKELAKFLKKLTERQYNLDEQVYEEMASTIIQTFRPTTGKKRTYPYYDWETYENKELEYSLLKAKDFYSKTNTQYYTLDEDGLELVFATKEFYSEFQLSINQLMLRKQLEKGEFRGALRQINEMRIDVESLNERMIKLRHEIQRSIVSEETFERYKQLLEDIHARLERENEEFSELRQFVKETKNRLYEKDYHQKETKTYAYVLEITNQLEEVHYDHSRLLEQSIELKNHTLKSAQESLYYTGIDAFNFDQDINARVIGTPLPLEAMKGLLHPFLQVQQEQQWSPLTVFAEQNIREERDELVDYGFMTVGKESENTYQEGLRKNYGYVMKLLLLAIKSGCVELASVIEYVRKTEDKVLLHQRFFYDFWIVLHQRSPIISGKIENEEGEQNHILDDALPQLGRRTLLLKERAENLHVTERFSIQNMDITLEEEMLDEL comes from the coding sequence ATGGAACTAAATGAATTATCCGATATAACAAGTGGTTTTCGAGAGAGAATGCGCCGTCTTGCTTTATTCGATCCGTTATATGAGCTAGACCGAAAGAAAATGAAAGATCAGCAAGGAGAGCCCATAGACATGAAAGGCCTTGGCTTGCTCACTCTGTTATTCTTTTTTGAGCAAAAAATTATGCGAAATCATAAAGTCGGGAAAAAGGAACTGGCAAAATTTCTAAAGAAACTCACTGAACGTCAATACAATTTAGACGAACAAGTCTATGAAGAGATGGCATCGACCATTATTCAAACGTTTCGTCCAACAACTGGTAAAAAGCGAACCTATCCATACTATGACTGGGAAACCTATGAAAATAAAGAGCTGGAATATTCCTTATTAAAGGCAAAAGATTTTTATTCTAAAACGAACACCCAATATTATACATTAGATGAAGATGGGTTAGAGCTCGTGTTTGCAACAAAAGAATTTTATAGTGAATTTCAGCTTTCAATCAATCAATTAATGCTTAGAAAACAATTAGAAAAAGGAGAATTTCGCGGGGCATTAAGGCAAATCAATGAAATGCGCATAGATGTAGAATCATTAAACGAACGAATGATAAAGCTACGTCATGAAATACAAAGAAGCATCGTTTCTGAGGAAACATTCGAACGATATAAGCAGCTTCTTGAAGATATTCATGCTCGTCTTGAAAGAGAAAATGAAGAGTTCTCAGAGCTACGACAATTTGTCAAAGAAACAAAAAATCGACTTTATGAAAAGGATTATCATCAAAAAGAAACGAAAACGTATGCATATGTTCTTGAGATTACTAACCAATTAGAAGAAGTTCACTATGATCACTCAAGGCTCCTGGAACAAAGTATTGAGCTGAAAAATCATACATTAAAATCGGCGCAAGAGTCGTTATATTATACCGGAATTGATGCCTTTAACTTTGATCAGGATATAAACGCAAGAGTGATCGGAACACCGTTACCGCTTGAAGCAATGAAAGGACTACTACATCCTTTCTTACAAGTTCAACAGGAGCAACAATGGTCACCCTTAACAGTTTTTGCCGAGCAAAACATTCGTGAAGAACGAGATGAGCTAGTCGATTATGGGTTTATGACAGTTGGTAAGGAAAGTGAAAACACCTATCAGGAAGGCTTAAGAAAAAATTATGGCTATGTGATGAAGCTATTGTTACTTGCAATAAAATCAGGCTGTGTTGAGCTTGCTAGTGTAATAGAGTATGTGAGAAAAACAGAAGACAAAGTCCTACTACATCAGCGTTTTTTCTATGACTTTTGGATTGTACTTCATCAACGCTCACCGATCATTTCAGGAAAAATTGAAAATGAGGAAGGCGAGCAAAATCATATTTTAGATGATGCGTTACCACAGCTAGGAAGACGAACCTTACTATTAAAAGAAAGAGCAGAAAACTTACATGTAACAGAGCGCTTTTCTATCCAAAATATGGATATAACGTTAGAGGAGGAGATGCTAGATGAATTATAG
- a CDS encoding Wadjet anti-phage system protein JetD domain-containing protein has translation MREIIKQGLLNYAKKTIRIEELETFIPVNTTYEQFSQVILDFEREGVLEIVKSKGRNTRTPSLAYFYRIHKQQLKRDYHEKLKKYRLQLHPSIKLDSYFGSDPSQWEKDHHYLLKIHQYIEKFGFPKYEVPAPERSVELVGDEKWMTDKQGKELLERIGLWSRMKVIPVSDPLMFAVNPATLSNQSLKHLIVENKTTFQALVDTLTQTDFSTLIYGSGNKIIKSIEQFERQLPISNVVHIFYYFGDIDRSGIFIWERLNEKKPIQLALPFYRACLDKTSIKGKINQRSDQSAIEAFLKFFTEEESERIQSVLNNGHYYPQEILKTSELQAIWRHSKWN, from the coding sequence ATGAGAGAAATTATCAAACAAGGGCTTTTAAATTATGCAAAAAAGACCATCAGAATAGAAGAACTCGAAACATTTATCCCCGTAAATACTACGTACGAGCAATTTTCTCAAGTAATCCTTGATTTTGAACGTGAAGGTGTATTAGAGATCGTGAAATCCAAGGGACGAAATACCCGTACACCTTCATTAGCTTATTTCTATCGTATTCACAAGCAACAGCTAAAAAGAGACTATCACGAGAAATTAAAAAAATATCGGCTACAATTACACCCATCTATTAAACTAGATTCTTATTTTGGATCTGATCCTTCTCAATGGGAAAAGGACCATCATTATCTCCTCAAAATTCATCAATATATAGAAAAATTCGGATTTCCAAAATATGAAGTGCCAGCTCCTGAACGAAGTGTAGAGCTTGTCGGTGATGAAAAGTGGATGACTGATAAACAGGGAAAAGAGCTACTAGAAAGAATCGGATTATGGTCAAGAATGAAAGTTATCCCAGTATCAGATCCGTTAATGTTTGCCGTGAATCCTGCTACTCTATCAAACCAATCTCTTAAGCATCTTATCGTGGAGAACAAAACAACCTTTCAAGCATTAGTGGATACGCTAACTCAAACGGATTTTTCAACACTTATCTATGGAAGTGGTAATAAGATTATCAAAAGTATTGAGCAATTCGAACGGCAGCTTCCTATCTCAAATGTTGTTCATATCTTTTATTATTTCGGAGACATCGATCGTTCTGGAATATTTATTTGGGAGCGGCTAAACGAAAAAAAACCGATTCAGTTAGCGTTGCCTTTCTACCGCGCATGTCTAGACAAGACTTCCATCAAAGGAAAAATAAATCAACGAAGTGATCAATCAGCAATTGAAGCATTCTTGAAGTTTTTTACAGAGGAAGAAAGTGAAAGAATTCAATCTGTTTTAAATAACGGTCACTACTACCCGCAAGAAATACTGAAAACAAGTGAATTACAAGCTATATGGAGGCATTCTAAATGGAACTAA
- a CDS encoding DUF817 domain-containing protein, which yields MRVLKQLVRFGWEQALSCLFPVVIFASLAITQVIPLPFIPRYDWLLIICLLMQWWMVRSRLETKDELKVITVFHLIGLALELFKVHMGSWSYPEEGYSKILGVPLYSGFMYASVASYLCQAWRRLNVELVKWPPLKMVVPLAAAIYLNFFTHHFWIDIRWWLSGLVIIVFWKSLVFYEINGTRYRMPIALSFVLIGFFIWIAENIATFFGAWKYPNQTEAWSLVHLGKVSSWLLLVIVSFLIVATLKQVKGKSLAKDDSRQSFSLN from the coding sequence ATGAGAGTACTAAAACAACTTGTTCGTTTTGGGTGGGAGCAGGCATTATCTTGTTTGTTTCCTGTCGTTATTTTTGCCTCTTTGGCTATTACACAAGTTATTCCACTTCCTTTTATTCCACGTTACGATTGGCTGCTTATTATTTGTCTTTTGATGCAGTGGTGGATGGTTCGTTCTAGACTTGAAACAAAGGATGAATTAAAGGTAATCACAGTGTTCCACCTTATTGGACTTGCACTTGAACTTTTTAAAGTACATATGGGTTCTTGGTCTTATCCTGAGGAAGGGTACTCAAAAATCCTTGGAGTGCCTTTGTATAGTGGATTCATGTACGCGAGTGTAGCGAGTTATCTTTGTCAGGCCTGGAGAAGACTTAATGTTGAACTCGTGAAGTGGCCTCCGTTAAAGATGGTAGTACCACTTGCGGCTGCAATTTATTTGAATTTCTTCACTCACCACTTTTGGATTGATATCCGATGGTGGTTATCGGGACTTGTTATTATTGTCTTTTGGAAATCATTAGTCTTTTATGAGATAAATGGAACTCGCTATCGCATGCCAATCGCACTATCATTTGTGCTCATTGGATTTTTTATATGGATAGCAGAAAATATCGCAACCTTCTTTGGAGCTTGGAAATATCCAAACCAAACAGAAGCGTGGAGTCTTGTTCATTTAGGAAAGGTGAGTTCATGGCTGTTACTAGTGATTGTGAGTTTTCTTATCGTAGCTACGTTAAAGCAGGTGAAGGGAAAGAGCTTGGCTAAAGATGATTCCCGTCAATCTTTTAGCTTAAATTAA
- a CDS encoding SDR family NAD(P)-dependent oxidoreductase, which translates to MLSNHNLKNKVAVITGEVSGLGRATAFRLVSEGANVCLVDVNLDHVNKVKKQIMEAGGKALAKKCDINSSEDIKEGMMEAHDLWGHMEK; encoded by the coding sequence ATGTTAAGCAATCATAACCTTAAGAATAAAGTAGCTGTTATCACTGGGGAAGTTTCCGGATTGGGGCGTGCGACTGCGTTTCGTTTAGTAAGTGAAGGTGCAAATGTATGTTTAGTAGATGTGAATTTAGATCATGTAAATAAGGTGAAGAAACAAATTATGGAAGCCGGTGGCAAGGCCCTAGCGAAAAAATGTGATATTAACTCATCAGAAGATATAAAAGAAGGAATGATGGAGGCGCACGATCTTTGGGGTCATATGGAGAAGTAA
- a CDS encoding NmrA family NAD(P)-binding protein, producing MKILVTGFTGKMGSQVAEYLKDKGIPMVCGVRNVEKAKEKFGDSYEFVNLDFTDPSSFDEALSNVDRIFLLYPPGENLQFEIFLKKAREKGIQHIAYLSLKDVQFMPFIHHYKMEKLIRNSEIPYTFVRAGYFMQNLNDFLCKEIKERQRIFVPAGKGKTSFVDTRDLAEVSCISLIEKEISTKTKCMLLQEMKRSIFSRWQK from the coding sequence ATGAAAATTTTAGTAACAGGATTTACAGGAAAAATGGGTTCACAAGTTGCAGAATATCTTAAAGATAAAGGTATCCCGATGGTTTGTGGGGTTCGAAATGTGGAAAAGGCCAAGGAGAAGTTCGGTGATTCATATGAATTTGTAAATCTTGATTTTACAGACCCCAGCTCGTTTGACGAGGCACTTTCAAATGTTGACAGGATTTTTTTATTGTACCCGCCTGGTGAAAATCTTCAATTTGAAATCTTTTTAAAAAAGGCAAGAGAAAAAGGTATTCAACACATTGCCTATTTATCATTAAAAGACGTACAATTCATGCCATTTATCCATCATTATAAAATGGAAAAGTTAATAAGAAACTCAGAAATTCCTTATACATTTGTTCGTGCTGGGTATTTTATGCAAAATTTAAATGACTTTCTTTGCAAAGAAATTAAAGAAAGACAGCGGATTTTTGTTCCAGCAGGAAAAGGAAAAACAAGCTTCGTTGATACAAGAGACCTTGCTGAAGTGTCTTGTATATCATTAATAGAGAAAGAGATAAGCACAAAAACAAAGTGTATGTTATTACAGGAAATGAAGCGCTCGATTTTTTCGAGGTGGCAAAAATAA
- a CDS encoding DNA alkylation repair protein: MDLETVMQELEALGTERTKKTYISNGAHEPLFGVPTGKMKPIAKKIKKNQPLAEELYATGNYDAMYFAGVIANPIEMTVADFERWIKDAYFYMLSDYVVAVTLAETDIAQEVADKWIASGEELRMSAGWSCYCWLLGNRPDSEFTSEKIESMLHQVEKTIHDSPARTKSSMNNFVYTVGTSYLPLHEKAVETAKAVGSVEIKRDNKKSSVVNAFDTIQKEIDKGRIGFKRKYVRC; the protein is encoded by the coding sequence ATGGATTTAGAAACGGTTATGCAGGAGCTAGAAGCGCTAGGAACGGAACGAACTAAAAAAACTTACATAAGCAATGGTGCGCACGAGCCACTTTTCGGTGTGCCTACAGGAAAAATGAAACCGATCGCAAAGAAAATTAAGAAAAACCAGCCTTTAGCGGAGGAGTTATATGCTACAGGGAACTATGATGCCATGTATTTTGCCGGTGTGATTGCAAATCCGATTGAAATGACTGTCGCAGATTTTGAACGGTGGATAAAAGACGCCTATTTTTATATGCTATCTGATTATGTGGTTGCCGTCACACTAGCTGAAACAGATATTGCCCAAGAAGTTGCAGATAAATGGATTGCAAGCGGAGAAGAACTTAGAATGTCAGCAGGCTGGAGCTGTTATTGCTGGTTATTAGGGAATCGTCCTGACTCTGAATTTACCTCAGAAAAGATTGAAAGTATGCTCCATCAAGTGGAAAAAACAATCCATGATTCTCCTGCTCGTACGAAATCTTCAATGAATAACTTTGTTTACACAGTAGGGACTTCCTATTTGCCTCTGCATGAAAAGGCAGTTGAAACCGCAAAGGCAGTTGGATCAGTTGAAATAAAGCGCGACAATAAAAAAAGCAGTGTTGTGAACGCATTTGATACTATTCAAAAGGAAATTGATAAAGGTAGAATTGGATTTAAACGAAAATATGTTAGGTGTTAA
- a CDS encoding VOC family protein, translated as MNNIDNSNLMKIGLVVDDIHAAAKNFSQLFGVEMPEIMLPPEEYTPDPTGETYTIFRGEHVPGRVKLANLQMGPVTVELLEPLDEASPYTEFKQKHGQGVQFITFTVNGFEEHINFVEDKGVPLVHKGEYGVGRYCFFDSVPQLGVMLGLQELGRKPVKN; from the coding sequence TTGAATAATATAGATAATAGCAATCTGATGAAAATAGGCTTAGTCGTTGATGATATTCATGCTGCTGCAAAAAACTTTTCACAATTATTTGGTGTTGAAATGCCTGAGATTATGTTGCCACCTGAGGAATATACTCCTGATCCCACAGGTGAAACTTACACCATCTTTCGGGGGGAACATGTTCCAGGCCGAGTAAAATTAGCAAATCTTCAAATGGGACCTGTTACAGTCGAGCTTTTAGAGCCACTTGACGAAGCAAGTCCTTATACAGAGTTTAAGCAAAAACATGGTCAAGGCGTTCAGTTTATAACGTTTACGGTTAATGGGTTTGAAGAGCATATTAATTTTGTAGAAGATAAGGGTGTTCCTTTAGTACATAAAGGAGAATATGGAGTTGGTCGTTATTGCTTCTTCGACTCGGTTCCACAGCTAGGTGTTATGTTAGGACTGCAAGAACTAGGAAGAAAACCAGTGAAAAATTAA
- a CDS encoding DUF2975 domain-containing protein — MKLMSTLFLKIAVVLLGFPVLAICIFLVPELGDVSSELLPDVAFIQYLVSAIFYASAIPYFFALFQAFKLLRYIDKNEAFSDLSVKALRKIKYCAITISGLHVLVLPLFYLFAEIDDAPGVIFVGLIVPFASMVIAVFAAVLQKLLKEAIDIKSENDLTV; from the coding sequence ATGAAACTTATGTCAACTCTTTTTCTAAAAATAGCAGTTGTTCTCTTGGGATTTCCAGTTCTTGCTATTTGTATATTTTTGGTGCCTGAGTTAGGGGATGTTTCCTCAGAATTACTGCCTGATGTTGCTTTTATTCAATATCTCGTTTCTGCTATTTTTTACGCATCAGCCATACCCTATTTCTTTGCGCTGTTTCAGGCGTTTAAGCTTTTACGTTATATTGACAAAAATGAAGCTTTCTCTGATTTGTCTGTTAAAGCCCTAAGAAAAATCAAATATTGTGCAATTACGATCAGTGGGTTGCATGTGCTTGTGTTACCGCTTTTCTATCTTTTTGCGGAAATAGATGATGCCCCAGGTGTTATCTTCGTTGGATTGATTGTTCCATTTGCTTCGATGGTCATCGCAGTCTTTGCTGCTGTTCTTCAAAAACTGTTAAAAGAAGCGATTGATATAAAATCAGAAAATGACTTAACGGTTTGA
- a CDS encoding SDR family oxidoreductase, translated as MKLLITGANRGLGLALTTEAVKRGHTVFAGVRNPQRHSDALNHLSSLFPNKVKLLQLNVADESTCQAAAEKLRADHISLDVIINNAGILDERSKTIEEIDIEKVEQTFNINLFGPMRVVKYFLPLLYKESDSTVINISSEAGSFQNAYGGDYPYALSKSALNMFSEQLRNYLKDDEVSVYAVHPGWIKTDMGGEKAPGTPEESAHGIMDIIERKTKIIHNSSFINIKGEAMPQ; from the coding sequence ATGAAATTACTCATCACAGGTGCTAACCGCGGGTTAGGCCTGGCACTTACGACAGAAGCGGTAAAGAGGGGACACACAGTTTTTGCAGGAGTAAGAAATCCGCAGAGACATAGTGATGCCCTTAATCATCTAAGCTCTCTTTTTCCAAATAAAGTTAAGCTGCTACAACTTAATGTAGCCGATGAATCAACCTGTCAAGCAGCAGCGGAAAAGCTGAGAGCAGATCACATCTCGCTCGATGTGATCATCAACAATGCAGGAATTTTAGATGAGCGTTCAAAAACAATTGAAGAAATTGATATTGAAAAGGTGGAGCAAACCTTCAATATAAACCTTTTTGGACCGATGCGTGTGGTGAAGTACTTCTTACCGCTTCTCTACAAAGAGTCAGATTCAACGGTGATTAACATTTCATCTGAAGCGGGAAGTTTTCAAAATGCTTATGGCGGGGATTATCCTTATGCACTTTCAAAAAGCGCATTAAACATGTTTTCCGAACAGCTTAGAAATTATTTAAAAGATGACGAGGTTTCTGTGTATGCGGTTCATCCTGGCTGGATCAAAACAGATATGGGTGGAGAGAAGGCTCCAGGTACACCGGAGGAATCGGCACATGGTATTATGGATATTATTGAAAGAAAAACGAAAATCATTCATAACTCTTCTTTTATTAACATTAAAGGAGAGGCAATGCCACAATAA
- a CDS encoding helix-turn-helix domain-containing protein, producing MAIIINVDVMLAKRKMSVTELSERVGITMANLSILKNGKAKAIRLSTLDAICKALDCQPGDILEYRSYEDTE from the coding sequence ATGGCAATTATTATCAATGTTGATGTGATGTTGGCTAAAAGGAAAATGAGCGTAACAGAGCTTTCGGAGCGGGTTGGTATTACAATGGCGAACCTATCGATCTTGAAAAATGGAAAGGCAAAAGCCATTCGCCTATCAACTTTAGATGCAATTTGTAAAGCGTTAGATTGTCAGCCTGGAGATATTTTAGAGTACAGAAGTTATGAAGATACCGAATAA
- a CDS encoding ThuA domain-containing protein, producing MKRIVALLGDYYHPKEWSTAALNMALSLLNKEEKLECKIIETSQIQEELSKKPDAVILFKEDRLNPTDENVETWMTEDVAEAIAQYVNQGGGWLAWHSGLASYSIESSYTKMLKGHFEYHPVKHAQVKYTSLEGNDLFGPVSFEILDEHYFVKVDEENTNVFLKSQSVDGNSIAGWSHHYGEGRVCCLTPAHNQEGLVHEEFIKILASTIEWVSGT from the coding sequence ATGAAAAGAATTGTTGCACTATTAGGTGATTACTATCACCCTAAGGAATGGAGTACCGCTGCCTTAAATATGGCGTTATCGTTACTAAATAAAGAAGAAAAATTAGAATGTAAGATCATTGAAACAAGTCAGATACAAGAAGAATTGTCAAAAAAACCAGACGCGGTGATTTTATTTAAGGAAGATCGACTCAATCCAACCGACGAAAACGTTGAAACATGGATGACAGAAGATGTAGCAGAAGCCATTGCTCAATATGTTAACCAGGGAGGCGGATGGTTAGCCTGGCATTCAGGACTTGCTTCTTATTCCATTGAAAGTAGCTATACGAAAATGTTAAAAGGACATTTTGAATATCATCCTGTTAAACATGCTCAAGTAAAATATACTAGTTTAGAAGGAAATGATTTGTTTGGTCCTGTGTCATTTGAAATTCTAGATGAACATTATTTTGTAAAAGTAGACGAAGAGAATACAAATGTCTTTTTAAAATCACAATCAGTAGATGGCAACTCAATTGCAGGCTGGTCTCATCATTATGGTGAAGGTCGAGTATGCTGTCTTACACCTGCTCATAACCAAGAAGGGTTAGTACATGAAGAATTTATTAAAATCCTTGCAAGTACCATTGAATGGGTAAGTGGGACATAG